A window of the Gemmatimonadota bacterium genome harbors these coding sequences:
- a CDS encoding sodium:solute symporter family protein: MIIAVVAIYLGLVIVVGTLGHRLFRNTAEDYFVASRTIGPVVLLMTLLGTNLTAFTMLGASGEAYRLGIIVFGLMGASSSILIPFLFYYLGTKSWWLGKRFSYVTQIQMIRDRYTSPALGTLLFVVAVLLMLPYILIGVKGGGDALAAITRGEWPSWAGSLLVCGVTFLYVTYGGMRSTAWANTFQTTVFILVGIIAYLVIMDHYGGIGKAMATLRETHPEFVVFGSGSYTVFKILSYLMLPISVAAFPHIYGHWLSARTARSFQTPIVFYPLCIAAVWVPSVTLGMVGRIDFTAPLNGPILIELILAHTGGVLAGCLAAGVFAAIMSSLDSQTLALGAMFTEDIVRFYGFDDQLSEKQQVLFGRLFVAAFLVLAFVASLFTTRSIFELGAWSLTGFAGLVPVFVGALYWKRSTKQGATAAILSVIGLWLFFYADSLNVEGAYSIGGTGLIPAGIIVPVSALILILVSFATTPPRDADRFF; encoded by the coding sequence ATGATTATTGCGGTTGTCGCAATTTATCTGGGGCTGGTTATAGTGGTCGGCACCCTGGGACATCGGCTGTTTCGCAATACCGCAGAAGATTACTTTGTCGCAAGCCGAACCATTGGCCCTGTAGTCCTGCTGATGACACTGCTGGGCACCAATCTAACGGCATTTACAATGCTGGGAGCATCCGGAGAAGCCTATCGCCTGGGGATTATCGTCTTCGGTTTGATGGGCGCGAGTTCGTCTATTCTGATTCCATTTCTCTTTTATTATCTCGGCACAAAAAGCTGGTGGTTGGGCAAACGGTTTTCTTATGTCACCCAAATCCAAATGATCCGGGACCGCTATACATCCCCAGCACTGGGAACGCTCTTATTTGTCGTCGCAGTGTTGTTGATGCTGCCCTACATCCTTATAGGGGTCAAAGGCGGGGGCGATGCGCTCGCGGCAATCACGCGCGGTGAGTGGCCGAGTTGGGCAGGTAGCTTGCTCGTATGTGGAGTGACATTTCTGTACGTAACCTATGGCGGGATGCGAAGTACAGCCTGGGCAAATACCTTTCAAACAACGGTATTTATTCTCGTAGGCATCATTGCCTATCTCGTCATTATGGACCACTACGGCGGGATCGGTAAGGCTATGGCAACGCTGCGCGAGACGCACCCCGAATTTGTGGTTTTTGGCAGCGGCTCTTATACCGTATTCAAAATACTCTCCTATCTCATGCTACCCATCAGTGTTGCGGCATTCCCCCATATTTACGGCCATTGGCTCTCCGCCCGAACCGCGCGGTCATTTCAAACGCCCATTGTATTCTATCCCCTGTGTATCGCCGCCGTGTGGGTGCCCAGCGTCACCCTGGGAATGGTCGGTCGCATTGATTTTACGGCGCCGCTGAACGGCCCCATTCTGATTGAATTGATTCTGGCACATACGGGCGGCGTGCTGGCAGGATGCCTGGCGGCAGGTGTTTTTGCGGCAATTATGTCTTCGCTCGACTCCCAAACCCTTGCCCTGGGCGCAATGTTTACCGAAGATATTGTGCGATTTTACGGTTTTGACGATCAATTGTCAGAAAAACAGCAGGTCTTGTTCGGGCGTCTATTCGTCGCTGCATTCCTCGTATTGGCCTTTGTCGCGTCGCTATTTACAACGCGGTCAATTTTTGAACTCGGTGCCTGGTCACTCACGGGTTTTGCGGGACTGGTACCCGTATTCGTCGGCGCACTGTACTGGAAGCGCAGCACAAAGCAGGGCGCAACTGCAGCAATCCTGAGTGTAATTGGTCTATGGCTATTTTTTTATGCAGATTCCCTGAATGTAGAAGGAGCGTACAGCATTGGTGGAACCGGCTTAATCCCCGCCGGCATTATCGTCCCTGTTTCCGCGCTCATCCTCATCCTCGTATCTTTCGCCACCACACCACCTCGCGATGCAGATCGATTCTTTTAA
- a CDS encoding aldo/keto reductase → MVKYTKLPGTDIDVSVIALGCWPFAGGDVWGEQDDDVSIATVHAALDAGITFFDTAEGYGKSERVLGQGLKGRRQDAVIATKVGGGHLSSDDLPRACEQSLKSLQTDYIDLYQIHWPNHNIPIAETASALQRLRDQGKIRAIGVCNFACGDLRDLLAVADIVTNQLSFSLLWRVIEREIQPICLENNIGIICYSPLMQGLLTGRYVSADDVPDGLARTRLFSDDRPMARHGEEGCEAEVFEALKKVRTVADEAGVTMAELALAWALQQPGITSLLVGARNPDEVLWNLPSVDLALSEDILQRLSEVTEGVKDKLGNNPDMWMSESRMR, encoded by the coding sequence ATCGTGAAATACACCAAACTGCCCGGTACGGATATCGATGTCTCTGTTATTGCTCTGGGCTGTTGGCCTTTTGCTGGTGGTGATGTTTGGGGAGAGCAAGACGACGATGTGTCTATCGCGACGGTGCATGCCGCACTCGATGCGGGTATTACCTTTTTTGATACGGCAGAAGGCTATGGCAAATCCGAGCGCGTGCTGGGACAGGGTCTCAAAGGTCGTCGGCAAGACGCGGTGATCGCCACCAAAGTTGGCGGCGGTCATCTTTCTTCCGATGATTTGCCCAGAGCCTGTGAACAGAGCTTGAAAAGTCTGCAAACAGATTATATCGATCTATACCAAATTCACTGGCCCAATCACAATATTCCCATCGCAGAAACAGCAAGCGCGCTTCAGCGTCTCCGCGATCAGGGAAAAATTCGGGCTATTGGCGTTTGTAATTTTGCCTGCGGCGATTTGCGCGACTTGCTCGCTGTTGCCGATATTGTTACCAATCAGTTGTCCTTTAGCTTGCTCTGGCGCGTTATTGAACGCGAGATTCAGCCGATATGTTTGGAAAACAATATTGGTATTATCTGTTATAGCCCGCTGATGCAGGGGTTGCTTACCGGACGTTATGTCTCTGCGGATGATGTGCCAGATGGTCTGGCGCGAACCCGCCTGTTTTCGGATGACCGCCCCATGGCCAGACACGGTGAAGAAGGCTGTGAGGCCGAAGTGTTTGAGGCGCTGAAAAAAGTTCGCACTGTTGCCGATGAAGCCGGTGTGACAATGGCAGAGCTTGCCCTTGCCTGGGCACTACAACAACCCGGTATTACATCGCTTCTGGTGGGCGCGAGAAATCCCGATGAAGTACTATGGAATCTCCCTTCGGTTGATCTCGCATTGTCAGAAGATATATTGCAACGCTTATCTGAAGTTACAGAAGGTGTTAAAGACAAACTCGGCAATAATCCCGATATGTGGATGTCGGAGTCGAGGATGCGGTAG
- a CDS encoding isochorismatase family protein, with translation MRDGRGASVGVGNLIFDMEGTMNLTVQHQTLLWDDSEHTVWETITERVYWPPEQTVLLLCDVWNNHWCRGAVERLEAMIPRMNAVVQSARKQGVTIIHAPSGTLDVYANTPARRRVLDVPPVEPPENLDLADPPLPIDDSDGGSDTGEDPKKINTQVWTRQHAGIDIDQERDIISDQGQEIYSYMQHREIDKMLIMGVHTNMCVLHRTFAIKQMTRWGIQVALIRDLTDAMYNPAKPPYVSHEAGTQLVISFIEKFWCPTILSNDLL, from the coding sequence ATGCGGGATGGACGAGGGGCCTCGGTTGGTGTGGGAAACCTGATCTTTGATATGGAGGGCACCATGAATCTAACCGTGCAGCATCAGACCTTATTGTGGGACGACAGTGAACACACAGTTTGGGAAACAATAACAGAACGCGTCTATTGGCCTCCCGAGCAAACAGTCCTGTTATTATGCGATGTGTGGAACAACCACTGGTGTCGCGGTGCAGTCGAGCGATTGGAGGCAATGATCCCCCGCATGAACGCCGTTGTGCAAAGTGCGCGCAAGCAAGGTGTGACCATTATTCACGCACCCTCGGGCACGCTCGATGTTTATGCCAATACGCCTGCGCGGAGACGGGTATTGGATGTCCCACCCGTTGAACCGCCTGAAAATTTGGATCTCGCTGATCCCCCACTGCCAATTGACGATTCAGATGGTGGATCAGACACGGGTGAAGACCCTAAGAAAATCAACACGCAGGTCTGGACGCGACAACACGCGGGAATAGATATTGACCAGGAACGGGATATTATTTCCGATCAGGGACAAGAAATCTACAGCTATATGCAGCACCGGGAAATCGACAAAATGCTCATCATGGGTGTGCATACCAACATGTGTGTGCTGCATCGCACATTTGCAATCAAACAAATGACGCGCTGGGGTATTCAGGTCGCGCTAATTCGAGATTTGACCGACGCGATGTACAACCCCGCAAAGCCGCCTTATGTGAGCCATGAAGCGGGCACGCAATTGGTAATCTCGTTTATTGAAAAATTCTGGTGCCCAACAATTTTAAGCAATGATTTGCTATGA
- a CDS encoding sulfite exporter TauE/SafE family protein — MEIADWFLIGAACITSMIAAIGGVGGGVVLIAIMPGFLPSAAIIPVHGLVQIASNLSRALIGLKHTEWRLVGQYAIGTVIGAVLGSRFIADIEWDTMPLFLGIFILLITWMPKFSRTPDIPAKFTLLGAFQTALSLFFGVSGPLNMPFLLRENLPRDRTVITHSVQMASSHAMKILTFGFLGFVFAPYWKLVIGMIASASLGSYLGTLIRGRVPEHYFRVLLRWLITLLALRMILYVLYFTS; from the coding sequence ATGGAGATAGCGGATTGGTTTTTGATTGGGGCGGCGTGTATAACATCGATGATCGCAGCTATTGGCGGCGTTGGCGGCGGCGTTGTACTCATTGCGATTATGCCGGGTTTTCTCCCCTCAGCAGCGATTATCCCGGTTCACGGACTGGTGCAAATTGCCAGCAATTTGAGCCGCGCGCTCATTGGCCTCAAGCATACCGAATGGCGTCTTGTGGGGCAATACGCAATCGGAACAGTGATTGGCGCCGTGTTGGGTTCTCGTTTTATTGCCGACATTGAATGGGATACCATGCCCCTCTTTTTGGGTATTTTTATTTTACTCATTACGTGGATGCCCAAATTTTCTCGCACGCCCGATATACCCGCAAAATTCACACTTCTGGGTGCTTTTCAAACGGCATTATCCCTTTTTTTCGGTGTAAGTGGTCCGCTCAATATGCCATTTCTCTTGCGAGAAAACCTGCCCCGAGATCGCACGGTAATCACGCATTCGGTACAGATGGCATCGAGCCATGCGATGAAAATTTTGACATTTGGGTTTTTGGGATTTGTCTTTGCACCCTATTGGAAATTGGTCATTGGCATGATCGCTTCGGCATCGCTTGGATCTTATCTGGGAACCCTGATTCGCGGACGCGTACCCGAGCACTATTTTCGCGTACTTTTGAGATGGTTGATAACCCTCCTCGCCTTACGCATGATTTTATACGTTCTGTATTTCACCTCATAA
- a CDS encoding DUF3311 domain-containing protein codes for MSRQTKIWPLSVLLVLLILFFNIWMWDNDTLILGLPINLLYHIGLCVLTTLCMLVIVRLAWPHHLDMENRE; via the coding sequence ATGTCACGACAAACAAAAATCTGGCCCCTGAGTGTTTTGCTCGTCCTGCTAATTCTATTTTTTAATATCTGGATGTGGGATAACGACACACTAATCCTGGGATTGCCAATCAATTTGCTTTACCACATCGGCCTGTGCGTCCTGACCACACTCTGTATGCTCGTGATTGTACGCCTGGCCTGGCCCCATCATTTAGATATGGAGAATCGGGAATGA
- a CDS encoding energy transducer TonB has protein sequence MNLVQIRFGNTLSGQIYQARQTQREFQKRLSAQPCDVQIETRTKKPDADLKLPYWPNMMRASLLNLILFIAVFGLYPEYHPTVHLTQSVPKILRVDIPETSQQKRPPPPPRPQVPLAVEGDEVPEDVTIESTELDLDKIFIPNLASTTGTDLDEPLDYMEIDYKPHPSRIVTPEYPAEARKKRIEGKVTVKVLVDKVGNVEDVQFIHGPEMFRKAALDAAWQFRFRPGKHQGERRKVWMIMPIEFSLD, from the coding sequence ATGAACCTCGTCCAGATCAGATTTGGGAATACGTTAAGCGGTCAAATTTATCAGGCGCGCCAGACGCAGCGCGAATTTCAAAAAAGACTATCTGCCCAGCCCTGCGATGTTCAGATAGAGACGCGCACAAAAAAGCCTGATGCTGACTTAAAGTTGCCCTATTGGCCGAACATGATGCGCGCGAGCTTGTTGAATCTCATACTCTTCATCGCCGTTTTTGGACTCTATCCCGAATACCATCCCACCGTACATCTGACGCAATCGGTCCCCAAAATTCTCAGAGTTGATATTCCCGAAACCAGTCAACAAAAGCGCCCACCACCGCCACCGCGCCCTCAAGTGCCCCTGGCAGTTGAAGGCGACGAGGTCCCTGAGGATGTGACAATTGAATCAACCGAGTTGGACCTCGACAAAATATTTATACCCAATTTAGCAAGCACAACGGGAACAGACTTAGACGAACCGCTCGACTATATGGAGATCGACTACAAACCACATCCAAGCCGAATTGTCACGCCTGAATACCCCGCCGAAGCGCGAAAAAAGCGCATTGAAGGCAAAGTCACGGTCAAAGTGCTGGTTGACAAGGTAGGCAATGTAGAAGACGTCCAGTTTATTCACGGCCCAGAAATGTTCAGGAAAGCGGCATTAGACGCAGCGTGGCAATTTCGATTTCGCCCTGGGAAACACCAGGGAGAACGCCGCAAAGTCTGGATGATCATGCCAATAGAATTTTCGTTGGATTAG
- a CDS encoding SMP-30/gluconolactonase/LRE family protein, with protein sequence MSDWKTRPWDGSPVPYPDPAIEILDARFEKYAIGNAAVERLCTGLRWGEGPVWFGDARCVLFSDIPNNRIMRWDESDGSLSVYRQPSNYCNGHTRDRAGRLITCEHGTRRVTRTEYDGTITVLIDSFEGKPLNAPNDVTAHSDGSIWFTDPGYGIMLDYEGHIADYELPISVYRLDPTTGNATVVADDFVRPNGLCFSPDEKILYITDTGSSHGLGGPAHIRAFDVENGRLKNSRIFADMAPGFADGIRCDIDGNLWSSSGWGNPEDNGVKIFAPNGDLIGKIHLPEVCSNLCFGGQKRNRLFMTGGMCLYSVYVETKGAQRP encoded by the coding sequence ATGTCCGATTGGAAAACCCGTCCGTGGGACGGCAGTCCTGTTCCCTATCCCGATCCCGCCATTGAAATTCTGGACGCGCGCTTTGAAAAATACGCCATTGGCAACGCCGCGGTCGAGCGTCTCTGTACTGGCCTGCGCTGGGGCGAAGGCCCGGTGTGGTTTGGAGACGCGCGTTGTGTGCTCTTCAGCGACATACCCAATAATCGCATTATGCGCTGGGACGAAAGCGATGGCAGCCTCAGCGTCTATCGCCAACCTTCCAATTATTGCAATGGACACACCCGAGACCGAGCAGGCCGTCTGATTACCTGTGAACACGGCACGCGCCGCGTCACCCGCACCGAATACGACGGAACCATCACCGTGCTCATCGACAGCTTTGAGGGCAAGCCTCTCAACGCCCCTAATGACGTCACCGCGCATTCCGATGGCAGTATATGGTTCACTGATCCAGGATACGGCATCATGCTCGACTACGAAGGTCACATTGCCGACTATGAACTGCCCATCAGCGTCTATCGCCTCGATCCCACCACGGGAAATGCCACAGTCGTTGCCGATGATTTTGTGCGCCCCAATGGACTGTGTTTCTCTCCCGATGAAAAAATTCTCTATATCACCGATACCGGCTCCTCTCATGGCCTGGGAGGTCCCGCGCATATTCGCGCTTTTGATGTCGAAAATGGCCGCCTCAAAAACAGTCGCATCTTTGCCGACATGGCGCCCGGATTCGCCGATGGCATTCGCTGCGACATTGACGGCAACCTGTGGAGCAGCTCGGGCTGGGGCAATCCCGAAGATAACGGCGTCAAAATTTTCGCGCCCAATGGCGACCTCATTGGCAAAATTCACCTGCCCGAAGTGTGTTCCAACCTCTGCTTTGGCGGACAAAAGAGAAACCGCCTCTTCATGACCGGCGGGATGTGTTTGTACTCAGTGTACGTCGAAACAAAAGGCGCGCAGAGGCCGTAA
- a CDS encoding sulfatase-like hydrolase/transferase, with the protein MEITMPQTDRPNILFIMDDQHRFDYMGCAGADFVRTPNIDRLAKQGVHFTQCTTNCPVCAPSRIALASGMQPSRLGCVGNNCFLPRSQPTYYQQLRDYNYYVGCVGKLDLAKPDGYNGRDGDRPATYMWGFTHPVECEGKMHAGHSKTPQGPYNHFLEERGLLGAFVDDYTRRSKEGYHASCHDSVLPTEAFEDVYIGQRSVEWIENIPGDFPWHLFVSFVGPHDPFDPPAEYGEKYRDAEMPPATPANLPGKPAYLKDRIKDMTPEKIAETRRQYCAAIEVIDDQIGEMLAAVERRGMADNTYVIFSSDHGEMLGDHGLYTKSVPYEASVHVPLIVAGPGIEGGRVSDALVELIDMNPTICDLAGVPPLSDIDARSIGAVLRGEAEEHRTETVSGIQNFRCIRTREYKLVENYNDVTELYDLIADPTEEHNIAEQEPEVRRELSRRLSARYLEGTWYR; encoded by the coding sequence ATGGAGATAACTATGCCGCAGACAGATCGACCCAATATTCTCTTTATTATGGACGACCAGCATCGTTTTGATTATATGGGCTGTGCAGGTGCTGATTTTGTTCGCACACCCAATATTGACCGCCTGGCAAAGCAGGGGGTGCATTTTACCCAATGCACGACAAATTGCCCTGTTTGCGCGCCTTCGCGCATTGCACTGGCTTCTGGCATGCAGCCCTCGCGCCTCGGTTGCGTTGGGAACAATTGCTTCTTGCCTCGCAGCCAACCGACTTATTACCAGCAATTGCGCGATTACAATTATTACGTGGGTTGTGTGGGCAAGCTCGATCTGGCCAAACCCGATGGGTACAACGGACGCGATGGCGATAGGCCAGCTACGTATATGTGGGGCTTTACCCATCCGGTCGAATGCGAGGGCAAAATGCACGCTGGGCATTCCAAAACACCGCAGGGTCCTTATAACCACTTTTTGGAGGAAAGAGGGTTGCTCGGTGCTTTTGTCGATGATTATACCCGTCGCTCCAAAGAGGGTTATCACGCTTCCTGTCACGATTCGGTCTTACCTACCGAAGCTTTTGAGGATGTGTATATTGGGCAGCGATCTGTCGAGTGGATTGAGAATATTCCCGGGGATTTTCCCTGGCATTTATTTGTGAGCTTTGTGGGACCTCACGATCCTTTTGATCCGCCAGCCGAATACGGCGAGAAGTACCGCGATGCCGAGATGCCACCCGCCACGCCTGCAAATTTGCCGGGTAAACCCGCTTACTTAAAAGATCGCATCAAAGATATGACCCCAGAAAAAATTGCAGAGACCCGACGGCAATATTGCGCGGCAATTGAAGTTATTGACGATCAGATCGGCGAGATGCTCGCGGCAGTAGAACGGCGGGGGATGGCTGACAATACGTATGTCATCTTTTCCAGTGACCACGGAGAAATGCTGGGCGATCACGGTTTGTACACCAAAAGCGTGCCTTACGAAGCATCGGTACATGTTCCGCTCATTGTTGCGGGTCCCGGTATTGAAGGCGGTCGCGTCTCAGATGCTCTTGTTGAACTCATTGACATGAATCCAACGATATGTGATCTCGCTGGCGTGCCTCCGCTTTCGGATATCGATGCGCGATCAATTGGCGCGGTGCTTCGCGGAGAGGCAGAGGAACACCGCACGGAAACCGTGAGTGGCATACAAAATTTCAGGTGTATCCGTACGCGGGAGTACAAATTGGTCGAGAACTACAACGATGTTACGGAACTCTACGATTTGATTGCAGATCCGACAGAAGAACACAATATTGCCGAACAGGAGCCAGAGGTACGGCGCGAATTGTCTCGCCGTCTCTCAGCGCGTTATTTAGAAGGCACCTGGTATCGGTAG
- a CDS encoding sulfatase-like hydrolase/transferase — MRYAMIKRPNILFITTDHLRYDTLGCTGDRVIQTPAIDALSEKSTRFSKCFVQNPVCSPSRATFMTGRYPKNHGVKWNGSKLNENEITMVEAFKNQGYTTASVGKHGIGQQRFQQILDHMDAMGIRRGWKERADGNYTVTDPNPFEQYVRDRGYEYKTGYALPNFRKNLGAVPSDLPEDCHIDAYVGMKSIEYLEGLDTGNPFFLWVGFYGPHHPYVPSGRFANMYDPDAMPPFRRAENDIAKKPPEYGLYFKAEHHKYRGFDQASDETFRKMKAAYYGMVSQIDHQVGLILETLEKKGIADETIVVFLSDHGEFLGDHGIPAKAPFLLDCMLHIPCFIAIPGRAGSDCDALIETVDLFPTIAQLSGFDAPECVQGTDLSPLMNGEQSEIRDVIFAEAVDKRCIRTREWKYIHYPAKNYGELYNLIDDPFELDNLYDTQPQKRKEMTRAFYAHMDTTEDFIHPRYDRFTAKQGEPVTHYMTW, encoded by the coding sequence ATGAGGTATGCGATGATTAAACGACCCAATATCTTATTTATCACAACAGACCATTTGCGGTATGATACGCTGGGATGCACAGGGGATCGCGTCATACAAACGCCTGCGATTGATGCCTTATCTGAAAAGAGTACGCGATTTTCAAAATGCTTTGTGCAAAATCCCGTGTGTTCACCATCGCGTGCGACATTCATGACCGGGCGTTATCCCAAAAATCACGGCGTAAAATGGAATGGGTCAAAGCTCAACGAAAATGAAATTACAATGGTAGAAGCATTCAAAAATCAGGGCTATACAACCGCCAGCGTGGGCAAACACGGCATTGGGCAGCAGCGTTTTCAACAGATACTCGACCACATGGACGCCATGGGAATACGGCGGGGATGGAAAGAGCGCGCAGATGGAAATTATACAGTCACCGATCCCAATCCATTTGAGCAATATGTTCGCGACCGGGGATACGAGTATAAAACGGGATACGCCCTGCCCAATTTTCGCAAAAACCTCGGCGCCGTGCCATCCGACCTCCCCGAAGATTGCCACATCGATGCCTATGTGGGAATGAAAAGTATTGAATACCTCGAAGGCCTGGATACGGGCAATCCCTTTTTCTTATGGGTGGGATTCTACGGACCTCATCACCCTTATGTTCCCTCTGGGCGCTTTGCAAATATGTACGATCCCGATGCGATGCCACCCTTTCGACGTGCAGAAAACGACATTGCAAAAAAGCCGCCCGAATACGGTTTGTATTTCAAAGCAGAACACCACAAATACCGCGGATTTGACCAGGCTTCCGACGAGACATTTCGCAAGATGAAGGCGGCGTATTACGGCATGGTCTCGCAAATTGACCATCAAGTGGGTCTAATCCTTGAAACACTTGAAAAGAAAGGCATAGCAGATGAGACCATCGTGGTCTTTCTATCGGACCACGGTGAATTTTTAGGCGATCACGGTATCCCGGCCAAAGCGCCATTTCTCCTCGACTGCATGTTACATATACCGTGTTTTATCGCTATACCCGGTCGTGCAGGCAGCGACTGCGACGCCCTGATCGAAACCGTGGATCTATTTCCCACAATCGCGCAGCTATCGGGTTTTGACGCACCCGAATGCGTGCAGGGCACGGATTTATCACCGCTGATGAATGGCGAACAATCGGAAATACGAGACGTAATTTTTGCCGAAGCGGTCGATAAACGCTGCATCCGCACGCGGGAATGGAAATATATTCACTACCCGGCAAAAAATTACGGCGAGTTGTACAATTTAATCGACGATCCCTTTGAATTGGACAACTTATACGATACACAGCCGCAAAAAAGGAAAGAGATGACGCGGGCTTTTTACGCCCACATGGATACAACCGAAGATTTCATCCATCCACGTTATGATCGCTTTACCGCCAAACAGGGCGAGCCTGTGACGCATTATATGACCTGGTGA
- a CDS encoding aldo/keto reductase — translation MEYGTIEGMNKKISRILQGTMMLREDDLQGSFDLLDGVWALGVNGFDGAYIYGGGQCERVLGQWLDERGLHDEAVILTKGAHHTGKKNKVTPHDITADLTTSLERCRTNFIDIYVLHRDDLNVEVGPIVEILNEHKAAGRIGLFGGSNWTVPRIQEANEYAYKHNLEPFTVSSPNYSLAEQVKEPWRGCISISGPNNEADRAWYAEQNMPLFTWSSLAQGFFSGRFTRETIEDYKANLPGSCVEAYCYEQNFKRLDRAGELAKEKGLTVPQIALAFNLNQPLNLFSLIGVFHPDECKANIEALNLKLTPEELNWLDLKRDDR, via the coding sequence ATGGAATACGGCACAATTGAAGGAATGAACAAAAAAATTTCGCGCATTTTACAAGGTACAATGATGTTGCGCGAAGACGACCTGCAAGGATCATTTGACCTGTTAGACGGCGTGTGGGCACTCGGTGTCAACGGCTTTGACGGAGCATATATTTACGGCGGCGGGCAGTGTGAACGCGTTTTGGGGCAATGGCTTGACGAGCGCGGCCTGCACGATGAAGCCGTCATCTTGACAAAGGGTGCACACCACACCGGGAAGAAAAATAAAGTCACCCCGCATGATATTACAGCCGATCTGACCACGTCATTGGAGCGTTGCCGAACGAATTTTATCGACATCTATGTATTACACCGCGACGATCTCAATGTCGAAGTTGGACCGATAGTAGAAATATTAAACGAACACAAAGCAGCGGGTCGAATCGGACTATTTGGCGGATCGAACTGGACAGTGCCGCGCATTCAAGAAGCCAATGAATACGCATATAAGCACAACCTGGAACCATTTACCGTGAGCAGTCCCAATTACAGCCTTGCAGAACAAGTGAAAGAACCCTGGAGAGGCTGTATCAGCATCAGTGGGCCCAACAACGAGGCGGACCGCGCGTGGTATGCGGAACAAAACATGCCCCTGTTTACCTGGTCGAGTCTCGCACAGGGATTTTTCTCAGGCAGATTCACGCGCGAAACCATTGAAGACTACAAGGCAAACCTGCCCGGCTCTTGTGTTGAAGCCTATTGTTACGAACAAAATTTCAAACGCCTGGACCGCGCGGGAGAATTGGCAAAAGAAAAAGGGCTAACCGTGCCACAAATCGCGCTGGCATTTAACCTGAATCAGCCCCTGAATCTCTTTTCACTCATCGGCGTATTCCATCCCGATGAGTGCAAGGCCAATATCGAAGCCCTCAACTTAAAACTCACACCAGAAGAACTCAATTGGCTGGACTTAAAACGCGACGACCGATGA
- a CDS encoding Gfo/Idh/MocA family oxidoreductase — protein MGNIFRWGIIGPGSIAHKFATGLRALDDAQIVAVGSRSQDRADAFADAYDVPNRHASYEALAEDPEVDAVYVATPHPFHKENSISCLKAGKPVLCEKPFTINQHEAIEVIEVARGEGVFLMEAMWTRFLPITQQVKTWVTDGAIGEVRMLYADFGFRVRINPKGRLFDLALGGGGLLDIGIYPISYASMIFDTQPATISSQAHIGETGVDEQAAIVFGYDKGQLALISCGVRIKTPHEAKILGTDGMITVPRFWDGRTAILSTGDKEEEVTLECAGNGYECEAAEVARCVREGKLESDLMSHNDTLANMQTLDAIREQWGLKYPMERK, from the coding sequence ATGGGTAATATTTTCCGCTGGGGCATTATCGGTCCCGGTAGTATCGCACACAAGTTCGCCACGGGATTGCGCGCCCTCGACGATGCACAAATCGTCGCTGTGGGATCGCGCAGCCAGGATCGCGCCGACGCCTTTGCCGATGCGTATGATGTACCCAATCGCCACGCCTCTTATGAAGCACTCGCCGAAGATCCAGAAGTCGATGCTGTTTATGTGGCAACGCCCCACCCCTTTCACAAAGAGAACAGCATCTCATGCCTGAAAGCGGGCAAGCCCGTGTTGTGCGAAAAACCATTTACAATCAACCAGCACGAAGCCATAGAAGTTATCGAAGTCGCCCGCGGCGAAGGCGTATTTTTGATGGAAGCCATGTGGACCCGTTTTTTGCCCATCACCCAACAGGTAAAGACGTGGGTCACAGACGGCGCAATTGGCGAAGTGCGGATGTTATACGCCGATTTTGGATTTCGCGTCCGTATCAATCCCAAAGGACGCTTATTCGATCTCGCACTCGGCGGCGGTGGCCTGCTCGATATCGGCATCTACCCCATCTCTTATGCGTCCATGATCTTCGACACACAACCCGCCACCATTTCGAGCCAGGCGCATATTGGCGAAACAGGAGTAGATGAACAGGCGGCTATAGTATTTGGCTACGACAAAGGGCAACTCGCATTGATTTCATGCGGCGTGCGAATCAAGACCCCGCACGAGGCAAAAATCCTCGGCACAGATGGCATGATCACCGTACCGCGGTTTTGGGATGGACGCACGGCAATCCTATCTACAGGCGACAAAGAAGAAGAGGTGACACTGGAATGCGCTGGCAATGGATACGAGTGTGAAGCTGCCGAAGTGGCCCGCTGCGTAAGAGAAGGCAAGCTGGAAAGCGATCTCATGTCACACAATGATACACTTGCCAATATGCAGACCCTGGACGCGATTCGAGAACAATGGGGATTGAAATATCCGATGGAAAGGAAATAA